AACCAAGATTCCCATCCATCCCAGGATTTCTAATCAGCTAAGGCATCTTGGGAAGAACTCCATGGAGGGGACTAGCGGGCTGATACCCCCAAGAAAGGCTCCAGGAGAGAGAGCCAGTGTCAGATAAAAGGGGGATTCTGGGATGGCACAGCATTGGACACTCAGACAATCCCTGGGCTCTTTGATTCCTATGTTCCTTATGTGCAAGAGCAGACACTGAGGAGCCAGGCCCCAGAAATACCTGCTGGACATTGAGAATGGGGCAGACCCAGGTGGGGTGACCAGTGTTTGGGACCAGCAGTTTGGGCCATCATGCTGACCATGATGATCAGCTTCTCAAAAACCTGTAAAACTCCCTCCAGGAGTCAGGGCAGGAAAGGAAGTGGAGGAGGCTGAGGACACATGTACAATGAacatccctccctgccccaggaaATCTCTGAAAGAGTTGGAGAAGGATTTTGAGGGGGGGGCAGAATTCTTCACATTGCAGGTACCGGGACCACAGAGTAATACGCTTTGGGAACATACATTGCTTCCGGCTCTACTCCAAGGCTGGTGTGGCTTGCAATGGTGGGTTTGGTTAAATGTGTGACTTTCTCTTTGGTAAAATGATGGATGCTTTGCACTGGAGTCAAGCACCTCACTTGAGCATTTAGGCCTGACTCACCTACCAGAATATCAGCCCTCTGAGGACAAGCACTTCGCCTATATCACAGTCTCCCTAATATTGTGGGTGTCACAATTGGCTGTCCATACTGTTTTTGGAAGCcttttttattcaataaacacaGCATCCCAGCACAATTCAAATTACATAGCAATGCAAATTTTCATTCATGTAATGGATTCAAAcacatatttatgaaataaactgTTGCAATCATCATTACTTACCATGATGCCTTTTAAATGTCACAAGTGTAGTTTTTTTAGTTGTTATGTGGCATAGGCAGTTGAAATTAACTGCACAGTGAGTTAGCGTTTAAGGAAATGGAAACATTCAGGAGTAGCCATTAGAAGAATCAGAATTCTGCAAACCACAGAGAGAGGAGGCTTGTTTCCCCCACAGTCACTTACTGGAAACTTCCACTAAAGATTCTAAGCCCAGAATCTCGCAAGGAGAGATGTCTTCCCTTAGGAAGTCTCCTTTGGTTTACTCTCCATGAGCTGGAAGTCTTATCAGTGAAAATGAAGAGAGGGCAAGCACTAGGGCTGTTTGGCCTGTCTGTGAAAAACAGACCAGCAGAATTCCCCTACAAGCAGGAGTGGGCATCCTGCCATCAGCGGGGAGAAGGGGTCACAGCCGAAGCATCATATGGATCCCTGCCATGTGTATGACTTGCCTTGCAGCTTGCACGGTGCTTTTCCATCTAGTGTTTCATTTTACCTTTAAAACAATCCTGAGAGGTAAGCAGGACAGGGATTCTCAGCCTCATCCTGTAGTTGAGGGGTCTGAGGTTGAGAGGAGTTAGACAGGTGATTCATTCAAGATCACATCCCCAAATGCAGACCCAGTGACACCTGACACTCCTCCCTGTCCACCCTGTGTGGGGTAGGCATCGTCCCTGACAAACACTCCtgaaaggaaaactgaaaacaaaattattcaggGACAGAATCTGAAACAAGACGGATTGTCTTCTAGACACTGGGATGTGCCAAGGAGAGAAAGCAAGGTGCAGTGCTAGGACGTCGGCAGAGACCTGGCggtaggggaagggggaggggaaggaggtcACCCTTTCTGTTATCAGCATGAGGGTGGTGATACAGGCTGGCAACACAAACCCTCCATCCTCGTCTTCCTAGATCCGGAGCaccagatttatttattattatttttttagacggaatctcgctctgtcgcccaggctggagttcagtggtacgatctcggctcactgtaaactccgtctactgggttcaagagattctcatgcttcagcctcccaagtagctaggattacaggtgcctgccacaatgccccgctaattttttgtagttttagtagagacagggtttcaccatgttggccggctggtctcaaactcctgacctcaggtgatccacctgcctcggcctcccaaagtgctgggactacaggagtgagccaccgtggtTGGCCCAGAGctccatatttttttaaactgcagAACCTTCCCGATCTAAGAGCAGCAGGTTAGTGGAGCCTCCAAGAGCCCAGCCCTTGGGTTGAAGGGACCTGGGGCTTAAACTAGTTCCACCCTTGCAGAACATTAGCTAATCTCCTCTtaacctcggtttcctcatctgtaagtgcAAATAAAATGAGTTGGTATCTTGGGGACTTTGGGAGGAAAAGTTATCAAGCATGTGAAGCACTTAGCATGGTACCTAGCATATACTAAGCACTCAGTAAAGGCTGCCATGGCTATTACTACGATCATCTAGGACTAACAGGGACTATAAACTGGGCTGTGCTTAATGGTACTACGCTAGAgtaattttaattaacaaatgcaAATGAGATGCTTGCCTTCTAAAAGGCATGCtataaaaacaactttaaaaattgcTTGTTTTGGTTACATCTTTCATGCCATGCTGCCATGCTCCATGCAGAATGCAGTCACAGTTACATTCTGCATTAGGAGCAGTTCACGCCCAGAGTTGCATGTCAGGTGGTACCATTCAAAGAAAGCCACTGCATATTCTGAGAACTTAGGTGGAGTAAGTAACACAGATCTTTCATTCTCACTTCTAATCTTGGGGAAGAAACAACAGGCTACTTTCTCAGAAACCCTCACATTGCAAGTTCCTCTCTGAAACTGACGCAGCCCCACGCTTAAGTTCAGAACTGGTGcaaaacaaatgtataaaatcCTCCAACGTCTTGTGCAAATTCTATTTTAAACGAGTTTCAGCTGAGCCAGGGAGAGCCAGAAGGAGAGGGCTGTTTTAAGGATAAGTGAACATGTACGAGACAGCCGaatgaggagagaagagaaatgcCTGCGTATCAACTGAGATGGCGGATTCCTTCCTGGCAGGCAAATGCCAAGCTGTGGGCATCAGACCTACATCAGGACGCAAAGCAGAGAGGTTATTCAGCTGGGCAGCCAGAGAGCTGCTAAATCAAGGACTGTCAAGTTCTGCGTTTGTTCTCTTCTTACTTTTTTCATGTCAAACCTTTAATGTTCACATCAGTTGTATGCACATAATTTTGTCCTTCCTTGCTACCACATGATCGTGACATCAAAACAGTCTAACAGTTAACGCTGGTAACAGGATCGTTCCAAGAACCCAAGCTCTGGAGACAAGCATAAAGACACAAAACAGTAAGGCCAGGCGTCCCTGGTCTACCAAAAAAAACCTTATAAATGAAGAATCAAAACCGTGAAGGAAAAGTTCAGACTGGGGGAAATAGGACAGTGGCTTTGGATTAACATCAACCTCCTTGTTTACTAGTGGTCAGGGATGGGGTCACTTGCAGTTAAttttctagaaaacaaaaaatgattgaTGTTGTCTAAGTATCAGATGTCACTCAGCTCCCCAATAATGTATTTGTTGAATCAAGGTTAAATTAAGGTCGCCCCATAAAGCAAGGGTTTTGGTCTTTGCTTCTTTTGATTCTCAACATTTTTACTCCTAGAGAGCCACAATAGTTTCTAACTGGTTTTTCAGCTGTTTTTTAGGTTTCAGAAACAGCATCTGTGCCTTTTGATGTAATCTAGGTCCCAATAATTAGTTCCTGCAGCAATGTGAATTACTAAAGTCAAGCCATGctcatttttgaagaaaaaccTCTAAACCCACAAATGTGTTCACCAATGTGTAAGTTTCAACACGCTTGGTTGGAGCAATGATTTATCTCATAATACTGATCTGGAAGAATAACATTTTGTCTATTTTCGTTTACATATTTAATaggagataattttatttaatgccTAAAGTTTGTGACTAATTGACAGGAATTAAGTCATTCAgccaatatttactgagcaactgCTATATCCTCAGTACTATGCTAGGCACCGGCAATTAAAGATCTCCCTGCTTTGAGGGAATCACAGCCTAGTGATATGGGATGTATGAAAAGTAATGAATTCAAGAATCTGGCAACCTAAGTTTGACACCTAATTCAGCCTCTCACACCTTTGGAGGAGAAGACCACCTGGGTTGATCAGAGAGTCTCCAGCTGCTTGTTTTTCACTCAATTCTGGCCCGAACACAGAGTCAGCAGCCTAGGTTTTAGTGGGATGAGGATACCAAGAAGTATGGCTGAAAGGGAGAGTGCAAGGACCTGACTTAAAGGCCTGCAGGAAGGTTAGGTTATCACACGTTCCTCATGTTGTTGGCAGCCAATAACAACAAATCTAAagctattgagcacttgctgtgtgccaggcatggggCCGAGCGCTTCACCTGTATTATCCTGCTGCATCCTCCCAACAATGCTTTGAGGCACAATTATgatcccattttacacatgagaaactgaggctcagagggaaaTGACTTGAGCAAAATCACAGGGCTCTAGGCACTTGAGCCAGAATTTGGAACTGGCTCTTTTGGGCTCCATGCTTAAGAGACCCCACACCCCATTGGGGTCTTAACCATCACTTAGTAACAATTAAGCCTGTCGCTTAACACCTGCCGGGTGCCTCCAGGTGCTACCCATTGCACCCATTCAAGGTTCTATTGGTTCTGGCCCAGTCGCATTTTTCTCTAGAAAGTGGACCTTTCCTCTGCAGTCTACAGTGTGAGGGTCTTACTACACCTGCTATTTTAGAGAGCTCAAGCCTTGGACTCAAAAATCATGGACTCAGCCCGGGTACTGAGCAGAGAGACACAGCCAAGATAGAGTAGCTTTGTAACTTCCAGCGTTCTTATATTAGCACATAGCTATTTCCAATTttacaaaattacatttttgaagTAATTACCAACTAATGACCTTTTTAGTAAATGAGAGTGCTGAGGAAGGGCTAGACATTGAGGCCATTTTCCTAAAGGATTTGGGATGACTCAGTGGAAGGCACCCAGCCGAAGGGCAGGCTCAAGTGAACGAGTCTCAAATGCATAGAGACTCCTGCATTTTAGCGTCCAGATCCACCATTCACGGCAGACCTAGACCCTGACACCAAAAATCCAGAGATGACTGATACAGCCCTAGAACCGATTAGAACTCCAGACACCATCTTGTGATCCATCCCCTCACTCAGCAGAGGTCTAGAGAATGAATACCAGCGacatcaaaaaaaacaaaacaaaacaaaaaaaaaccccacagaaaaTCTCCCCAGTCGTTTGAttgtataaataatttatttctgttcaCAGCATCATATATGCATTATAAAAGGCTATGGAAACAAAAAGGAGGATGATGAGACAGAGAATTACAGCagtagaaaggaaaacagaaaccagGGCACACAGTCCCAACACCAGAACAGAGAATTTGGGAAGATAATTGCTCTGAAACAAAACTGGCCTCCCTGTGTCTATTAGAAAACACTTCCAAAGCTCACGAAGGGAGGCCAACTTCCCCTATGGGAAACCCATTCACTCGCCAAAGGGCAGAAGGCATCATAAATCACCCATTGATACATTGGTCGGGGCTCCCTGTCCCCCCGGTGACCACTCCAAGGTGATTTGATCTGTGCTTCCTCTGTTAGGTCAGAGACAAAATGGGTTAATATTAGGTCAAACATTACAGAAATCAACTGAGACTCTTAACTAGTAGTTGATACACCACAGGGCTTTACTTTACTGCACAATTACTAACAGTTGATTGCACCCTTAAGTATTGATtatgcaaaaaacaaaatcatctcGCATCAGTTTTAAAGCATGACAGGGTTTGAACAGTGATGTTGAACCTAAGTATTGTTATCACGAGAAGGTTACAGTATTTGGCATCTGCAAtgtcacaaaataaatatattattctcTCAATAGTGTGGAACTACCAAAATGTCAAAGTGCTTAAGAAATTGTCGcatgtgaagaaaataaagaaagatggattttttttttaataattctatACAGAATCTTCAGATGATGGGACCAGCCCATTTAGAAATCAGTGAATATGCTGTCGATATGTAAACTGAAATCTTGCAGGCTTTTCAACACTGCTTAGCTAGACTTTCTCTACTGAGTTTCTACAAAAAGACCAGCATTGGAGGGGTACCAAATACACCGACGAAAGAGAAAAAGCAGCTGGGCTGCTAGGTTTCTGCGTTTAAAAAATTTCATATAGGAATTGGGTTTTAAACAGGAAGCCAGAACTTCTGCCTCTGGTTCTTAAATTAACATTCGGTGTGTAATGGACAATAGGCATGGCCTCATAATTTGACGAACTCACATGCTCAAGCATGATCATGTCCCATTTCTACAGGTCTCCTTTGTAAAGAAATGTGTAACAGTGGGGGGAAAGTCATAATTCTATCTGAAAACATGGATTGGAAGAGGgactaaaaaaatcaaacagtatGTTTTAAGTTTCCCTTTTGATACTGTGTTTCAGGGTAAATGACAGCTTCTGCAAACCAAGACTGAGTCCTGAttctaaaggatttttaaaattacattattaaaaatatgtatttattcttctttcacTTTATCTATTTTCCAAAGCCTCTTTCAAGTAAACTGTGAAGTGCCTGAGTACCAGTGACCATGACGTCACACTTTCTTTTATCTCAAGCACTCATTGTTGTTTGCATttgcccaaagtgctggctggCTCCGAAGGCCAGTTCCCACAAGAATGAATTCAGAAGGGCTTCATCCTtgtgtttttccttctcttttaattCCATGCAACGAGGTCAGCTTTTGCAAggtggggttttatttttttggtgcaTGACATCAAATACTCTAACGAGACATTTTGAATGAAATACTTAAACCAGATAGGCCACAATGAACCAAATTAGAAATCTGAACATGTCGCCACTTGCAGCGTAAAGGAATATAAAAGGGCAGAGCAAAGTCTTTTTTCCTAAGGTGAATATTTCTAAGGTAAGTATTCATTTGTAAACgtgttttttttaaacatgtctGAAAACCCATCATCACGCGGTTAGTATTACAAGACATcccttggttaaaaaaaaaataccatcttGCAATTCAGCACACATCTGCAGCTGGTGTGCTCACCCAAACCAATCAGTAGGCTAAGAGAATTTAAAATTCCATACATATGAGTCTAGGTATTAATGCCGATTACACAGTACAGAGGGAGGTCCctatatccacacacacacaccccatccaGCATTTACACCAAAAGCCTTACCCTTTAAACACCTTTAACTATCCTGCAAACAGTAAATGCATCATTGGCCACCACCTCCAATagttcgtcttttttttttttttttttttttttttaatttttattggtcTCTTTGTGTGATAATGACCTACACATGGATAGGGTCCAAACCATCTGGAAGATGTCTGATTCCAGGCTGAAAAGCAGTTCTCAACAACACTGGTCTTCTGCAGCCACCACAAAGCACCAGGAAAAGGGCATCTCCGCGGCCATCCCCAGCCAGGCCAGCACAGCGCTCCGTGCCCGCTGCACCATCCCAGGCAGTCCTCTGATGACCCAAACCATCACCTCCTTTGGGCCCAGAGCAGGACAAATGAAATTTCAACAGGGGCCTGCCCTGCGACCGAAAATTACTCAGCTTCACGGCCCCTGAATGCAAGGAGAGATGGTCCCCCCAGAGCCAACATGCCCCCCAGGTGGGTACGCCCAGGGTTCTGGGAAATGCATACCTCAGGTAACTCACAGGTGCGATCCCCCAGTGGGGGCGGGGCAGCCTGAACTTCTGGCCCAGCAGGAGTAGGAAGAAATCGCTTTTGTCTCTCCAACAATTGAGCCTCGCAACTGGGGCTGGGAGGGCGGACAGCAGGACCGGCACTTCCACTCCCCACCACGGTCCCCCGACCCCTTCAGTAGCTCTGGCGTTCAGACAAAAGGTCCcctgagctgggggtggggggcaggtcgAGAGCAGGCCGGTAAACCAGCCTTCGCAGCTCCTTAAGTCACCAGTCCTGCATTTGGATGCAGAGATTCCGTTTTAAAAATTCGAAGCATCGCTTTGGTTCGCTGTCTTTGTTCGCGGGCGCGGGTTCTcgctcatccatccatccatccatccacccatccatccattcattcttgACGCACTCGCTCGCTCCCCGGTCGCTCCGGGCGCATTACCGCTTCTTCTTCTGCTTGAGGGACTTCCTGCGTTTCAGGATCATCTCATAGAGCTTGTCCATGCCCTCGGTGAGGCCCTCGCCGATGATGGCGCACGCCGGCTGGACGTGGTAGGTGGTGGCCGGGATGAGCTCGTGCAGCGCCAGCTGCTTCTCGATCTCGGCCACCGGCAGCGACTTGGGCAGGTCCTGCTTGTTGGCGATGACCAAGAGCGGCGTGCCCTGGTTCTCGGCGAACTTGGTCACCTTGTGCAGCTCCGTCTTGGCCTCCTCCAGCCGGTCCACGTCCACCGAGTCCACCACGTAGATGATGCCGTCCGTGCAACGGCTGTAGGACTTCCACAGCGGCCGCAGCTTCTCCTGGCCGCCCACGTCCCAGAAGTGGCAGCTGATGCCCTTGGCCGTGCCGTTGCTCAGCTTGATCTTCTCGGTGTTGAAGCCGATGGTGGGCACAGTGTTCACGAACTCGTTGAACTTGAGCCGGTAGAGCACAGTGGTCTTGCCGGCCGAGTCCAAGCCCAACATGACGATATGCAGGGACTGAAAGGCCGAGATGTTGGAGGAGATGTTGCCCATGGCTCCTGGCTGCGGCGCCGGCCACTGCGGCTGCGGCGGGAGGGCGCCGCCCCCCGAGCAGTCACGGGCCCAAAGCAGCCGGGCGCACCTGGGCCCCGCCCGCCGCCGCCCGCACCGGCCCCGGGCTCGGCGTCCCCCCGGGCGCACGGCTCGGTGCGCTCAGACGCCGCGGGCCCCGCGCCCTCGCTGGCCGGGCTCGCGATCGGCGGGCATCGCTTCTCTAAGCGAGGCTTTGTCTCCCACGAAGCCGCCTTGGATGTTCGACGCAGGAGGCTCGCGCCCGGCGCCCTCCCCAGGCCTGGGCTCGCTCTGTCGCTTCCTCGGGCCGCGCCCCCGCGCTCCGGCAGCGCCCGGGCTCTCCGCTCTCCCAGCGCCCGGCGCTCGCCTCTGGCCTGGAACGGCGCCGCTCCTGCTCTAGTTCCCGCTCCCGGGGCGCGGGCTTCCCCGGGAGTCGCTGTCCGCGCGGCCGCCTCACAGTCCCCGCAGTCCCCGCGCCGCCGCAGCAGCCGCCAGCCTGCAGCGGCCGGAGGGCGCCCGGGCCCGCCCCCTCGCGCCCCGCCCAGGACCCGCCCACGCCCCGCCCCGGGCCCCGCCCCGCACGCCGCCGGGGGTCAGGCGCGGTCCTCCCCGCCCTGCCGGCCGTTTTCGCGCGCTTCGCTGcgtcccagccgccaaccccggcccCTCCCGCGCCGCGCGGCGCGGCGCAGACACAATGGGCCCGGAGCCGGCTCTTCCTCCCCAGCGGCTGACGCGTTTGCAAAAATAGCTCTCGGCTCCCGGAACCCCCGCCCGGACCCGAGCCCTGCCCGGCCGGGCCGCAGCGGTGGGCGACCAGCCTGTCTGAGGGAGTGGGTTCCCGGGTCCCAGCCCTGGgcgcgaggcggggcggggcgggccaGGGTGACTGGGAGAGCGCCGCGCTGAGGAGTGAGGGCGGCGAGGTCGGGGCCTCCAACCCCAAGATGCGACGGGACGGGGCTGGCCTCAGTGAGCCGCCAGCCTGCGCTCTGGATCCAGAGGCGCGTCCCCACCCACCCTCGCGCCGCGGCAGTGGCCGACCCCGGCCCCTGCCCCTAGTGACGCCCAGGCTCGCCTCCTGCCTGGGTTCCAGCGGGCTGCACCCGGCCAACGCCGCCCTCCGGAGCCCAGGCCTGTGCCCAGGGCACCCTGGAGGCCTAGCCTTTCTTGCCCGGTGGCAGCGGTTGGGGCAGGGGTCGGACCTAGGCCGCGATGGGGGATTAGAAGACCTCCCTGCCCCAAGTAACTCGGACAGCTCACCCTCCCAGACACTCGCCTGGGCTGCCTCATTTCGTCCGTCCCCATCGACTCTGCTGACATCCCAGGGGAAGCGTCAGCATTTCGGGAGAGCACCCCTTGCCACCCGACTTTGGGAACTGAGAACCACCCGCCCGCAGGTGAACTACTCCACAGAAATGGCAacagcagccccgagggctgaaAGAAAATGTGTCTACAGCTTGGAGCTGGTGGCATCGTGGGTTACAAACACTGATATTTCACGGGTTCCACCTCCTGTCACCCCGATTCAGTGGTTTTATTCTGGTTTGCAAACACGTAACAAATGCATATCCTCCCTGGGTGCGGAGAAGTATATTATGGCAAACACACAGATCTGGGGAGAGCTGCTGCGCAGGAGACAGCCGGCCACAGCATGGGCGACCGCATCTTCCCAGCTCTAGCTTGTGAGACAGAAACGATGGAAACGGGGTcaagggagaagaaaatgaaaatgctaaTCATTTATGAATAAAAGCTAGAATTTTAGACAAATACTTTATGACCTTCCGTTCACAAATCACAGAAAAACATTTAATGTCGTTGGTACCAAAGCATGTGAGAAGACCCCACCTGTAAAAGGAATGACAAGCCACCACCACCCCTACCCTTGGAATTCCCAAGGCGGCAGTCGGGGCGATCATCCACTCTCCTGAGTGGGTCCGGGGGTAGGAACGGAGTGTCAGGCTGGAAAGGGCCCTGCCTATCATTCTGCCCAATGCTGCCCAGTGAGGTAACAAGGCCTAGGCGGCTGTGACGGCTAAGGCAGAACCTAGAGGCCCACCACCTGCTCCAGGACCAAGGGTCTGTATGCACAGAACTGGGCACCTGCCTGCCCTCTTCCACACACCCCACTCTATCCACATGCTGTTTCCTTCAATGAGGATTAAAGTGAGCCACCCGAAGGATAGAATTCAACAGAAAATATTGGCTGCACTGTGCCACTTACTTCATcgtaaataaaaatggaaatgtattcACTGACTTCACTGAAAAGTTAAGGATAAAGGTCCTCTTCAGGCATGGCTAGACCCAGGAGCTCAAAAGGAGTCTTTAGGGCAGGTGTCTCTCCAGCTCTCCTCCGTGTTCCCCTGTGttgattctttttccttctggCAGCCTTGGACTCACATCTTTGGTTTAGATCCTGGAAAGGAAAAGGTTCAACTCTTTCCCAATAACTCTAACCAAAGCCTGGAGCACCACTCTGGACCAAGGACTGCAGTCCAGGAGGAGGGAACACATCAGTGGATGTGGCCCAGGGGTTGAAATCGGGAAGGGTGGTTCTCCAAGAAGAATCCAGGATCTGTCACCAAAAGAGCAACTCTAGTgaggcaacaaaaacaacagatgttggcataatTCATAATGATGACGTTTCAGTTATTGGGAAACCTGGGGAGACAGGATTTGGTGTTTTTGGAGTGATTTTCTTGGCTCTCTTTAATGCCTGCCCCATAGATAGCCACCTTCTTGTGAgactatttcttctttctctttcttctctgccaTGGACAGGGCCGAGGCTGAGCCCTAGCCCAAGATAAACCTTTGGTTTAGTAGGCTGGGACCTGAACATTTGGAAAGAGACAGATCAGACTGGAAGCCTCTCCCTCCGGCTTCCACAAATTACCTTTGTGTTACTTCCTTTTCCCCTAGTCAAGACTTGCTTTGATTTTAAGGTGGTAGGAAGAAGATGTTTTAGTAAAGTATCTGATATTTCTTTGGTGCTATGCTAATTATTACCAAAAGCCTCGGTATTTttgactgcagcctccacatttTGCACCACCATGATGGGGTTTAGCAATAAAGGGCTGTCTGCTgtccaatagaaaaaaaagtcagattaaTAGACATTAATAGAGCCTTGCAGAACAGAGCCATTAAACAGCAACTCACCATAATTGAATAGTAACCACTCTACCTGCTAATTTCATTCACCAGGTGATAAGTTAATTTTACAGTTGATAATTTAACTTCtaacacataaaaatgtaatttggtTGAGTTGACTGGTAACTTTCCTTCAAATACggatttttattgaaaaacacCGGAATTATGAAAAGGAAAGTAATGTTTACCACTCACATCAGACATGCAAGGCCTACTTTGAGGCTGTTTCTTCATGGACATACATCATGGCTAAATTCCACTGAGTGGAAAATATTGGCTGCACTGTGGCACTTACATCATTTTAATTAATCAGAAGGAgtcattttttcaaagaatagcATGTACTTGTGTCCTGCCTGAGATGAATTCCTCTTCCAGCAGCAGTGATATTTCAGGTCCTCTCCTTTCTATTCTTCATCAAGATGACTGCATCCAGAGAAGAACTCAATTATTTCAAGCAAACAGAAGGCAATAACTTGGCAGTAATTTTGAAATTGCATCCTaaaatattctcttctttttccctttaagGGCTTTGAAATAAAATGTGCCACCAATTAAAATGACTTTTGAGTGAATCCGGTGACTAGAGCAATACATCATGGCATTATTATCTTTGCTTGAGTAAGGCTAATAACCTAAAATGCAAAAGGGAGCATCCCATTTATTCTTGAACATGATGAGTAAATAAAAACCAGAACATGGGCACatgtgttcacacacacacacacacacacacacacacacacgtaagtGTGGGGTtatttgcatgttctcactgcaGACCTGCTGTGGAACTCTGGGTTCAGGTTCACTGCCCCGGTGCTTAACTGTTATAATACAGGAGTGCCCTCTGCTGAGCTTCTCGGATAATAGATGAAGGCCTCTACAGAGGCACATTGGCCTAGTGCTTAGCAAATGTTCAGTCCATAGTTATGGAATGAATGATGGATAAGTGACCCCCTAATATTCTTCTCTCTATGGAGATGCAGGAATAGAGCCCTACTGGTTAAACTGAGGAAGTGCCAGGGGCCCATGGGTGCTTTGCTTGGGGCTCAGAGCTTGGAGCCATTGATGCCAGTGTGGGTCTTGTCTGTGAGACCTGCCGGTTATCTGCCGGGAGAGAGAAGCCAGGAACCTGGCAGAGCAGGAAGTTGCTTTACCAGGAGAACTGTTCAAAGAATCACAATTGATGGAAGAGAGCAGAAAACAACATCCAGGAAACCCAGCTGAGACCAGAGGAGGGAAGAAAACTGATTTTTGCATCTAATTCATAGGCAGGCATGAGCAGCTGTCAATGAAGAATGGGGCTGGGAG
The sequence above is drawn from the Macaca mulatta isolate MMU2019108-1 chromosome 12, T2T-MMU8v2.0, whole genome shotgun sequence genome and encodes:
- the ARL4C gene encoding ADP-ribosylation factor-like protein 4C gives rise to the protein MGNISSNISAFQSLHIVMLGLDSAGKTTVLYRLKFNEFVNTVPTIGFNTEKIKLSNGTAKGISCHFWDVGGQEKLRPLWKSYSRCTDGIIYVVDSVDVDRLEEAKTELHKVTKFAENQGTPLLVIANKQDLPKSLPVAEIEKQLALHELIPATTYHVQPACAIIGEGLTEGMDKLYEMILKRRKSLKQKKKR